A window of Ananas comosus cultivar F153 linkage group 11, ASM154086v1, whole genome shotgun sequence genomic DNA:
ACAATTTAAAGTTGTAACACTTTGTCCAACACCATTATTACTTCGGCANttttttttatataatttaacatgatatcaaaatagaaaattttaagttcaaatccGCTCATaatgttatttaattttctctcattcaaTAAAATTCACATTTCGAACTTGTCACGAAATCGCAAATCAAGATATAAGAAAAAGTAtagattataaatattaaaaaatactgTTATGCAtgcaatacaaaaaaaatatgccCTTAGTCTGTGTGTGCACGTGACAAGCTATAATTTATTACATGCACCACAGTGTGTATAATACATCAAGATCTTCAAAAGTCACAAGAGGCCTTGAAATCTATATCAAAACCAATATGAATTTTCCCATTACCCTTGAGGTCTTACTGTCTCACCCATATATCTTAATTTATCATCTGaatgaatgaagtgggtagcgaactatctttttttcaaaaaaaaataaaagaagcaaaGAGTGATCGATTTAATTTTAACACTATTAACTTTTGCAATTATTTAATGTGCAGATATTagactttaaaaaattataatatgtgataaacaaattatttagaggttgagagaaaaatagcatgctatctcttaattttgtttcttttttggaaataaatttagctaaaaatataaaaaaactaagattcaaacttaaaatcacGGATATCAACTAACAAGTCCTTAACAAACTATGCTAAATACAATCAGTGAGTTCTAATATTCATTTGGATAAAGCACTTTGCTCCTAAGTTTTCGAAAAGAAAAGTAACCTATTGGATTATATGATTCATAAACATTTATATAAGGCTAATCCTAAATTTCACGCACTACCAAATTAATAATCTATAACTAAAATTCTTAAATAAGTACTATTTTTTTGACCCATAAGTTTGGCCAGTGCTCTTCTAATCCTCCTCTAGACGATAACAAATTCAGTAGAGTGTTTGGCAAATAGAACAGTCGAGAACTTTTGCCGTGGAAGGAACTAGAATTAAAATTTGCAGTCTCTACTCTCTGTAAGGAAAGGAAAGTGTGGCATAAGCAAAAAACACAAACATCGATCATCGTATATATTCTCCAATCTAATTTTGAACTTCTGGTAtactgaaaaaaataatttaagatttgagtagggctactatactcttatgagtattagacccttcgtactcataagttgttttcgatgatgggacttccgaatcgacgatccactccgttaaatatgatctacagtatttgaaacttctaaaaaataaatttcgtaatttttcgaaatcataataaaatctatcaaacgggcataaaatgaacggtcaaaatcgaacgacgtcctaaaaatggatgatcgaattcttcaatttaagatcggaattattgatctttatctagatagtgaatagaattttctatcaaaaattcaacatattccaattcttttacaccgttaaactaacaagtatcccatatcggccgttaaaaattatcaattttgtgagttttttatcgtaaggtaaataatgttaaaaaattatgaaatttgatttctgaaagttttaaatgctctagataatatttaacggtacggatcgtcgattcgaaagctctatcatcgaaaacgacttatgagtacgagggcgatcgcactcgtaagagtatagtagccggactcttaagatataattaattaaggctAAAATGTAGATAAGCCTTCTCTAAATATCCTGTTTTGCACTTTCCGCccttatctttttaaaaattctctATTTTACTCCCTTACAATTTAAAGTTGTAACACTTAGTCCAACACCATTATTACTTCGTTACTATTTTGTACATAAGTTATAGAATTTGTAggaatgtaaaaaaattttattttttctcaaattagGTAACTTTATGAAATAATTCTTTTACTATTTACtgattaacctttttttttcccgtcaCTTCTAAAAGTAAAATGGATATATCAGTAGTTATCTACAATATATGCATGGAATGGTGACGtagttatttatataattttaaagtttgagcggacaaaataaaaaaaaaaaatttcaggagTAGTTTTTTCCATTTGAGgctataattaaataataattctcaTAAATGTAACGTGACAATTTGAAGAACAAGCTCGGCCCAATGTCCGCAACTGGGGTGGCCTACGAAGCAAGCTCGGCCCAACGACTCGGTCCAAATGGTCGGTCCAAGGAATCGGGCTATGCCCAAGCCACTCCTCTCCCTTACGGACACGTGGCACTCTCTCAGCGTCTATCCACACGTGGCACCGCCACCCCCGTTCCAATCTCCACGTCTCCCTCTCTCCACTCCCCCACCGCCACGTGGGCAACGACCGTTACTATATGTAACGAAACATTGCTCTAAATAAAAAAgtggaaagaaatttttttaaaaaaaaaagaaaagaaaaaagaattgaaCAAGAGAGAATTAGAATGGCACGAAGAGGCATGGGGGAGTTGAGTAATGCTATGGCGAGCGTGTTATTTGTGGtagtgttgttgttgttctcaTTGTGTGGGCCGAGGCCGGCGTCGGCCTACGGCTCGGTGATGGAGAACGCGAAGGAGAGAGTGAActtggcggcggaggaggcgaaggtGAGGGCTGCGGAGACGGCGCAGGACGCGAAGGAGACATCGGAGTCGTGGGCTGGGTGGGCCCGTGAGAAGATCTCTGAGTACTCCCCCTCTTTTAGCTTCTACCATCTGTGCTAGCATATTTTAATCTAGGGAGTGAAAAACTATATGAATAGACCCTTGTCCTAAAtgacaaaattataaatttgcaaAACTTTTACTGGTGCTTTAGTCTCAAATTGTTGAAAAGTAACATTTCCATCAAATCACTCAGGTACATCTCCAAATGCACTATACTTGAGATATGATCCGCACCAgtttttacattaaaaaacaATTTAATATCAATTATGAAATAAGTGGTTCATTTGTTTGAAAGGGAGAGTAATGCCTCTTTTATGAGAATGTTCAAGGACGAAAGTGTTgtaagttaaaatatatatatatatatatatatatatatatatataaaatacggACGCATAAGTGTGTTTTATAATCATGCAAATGTTCAAGGACGAAAATGTACAAGTTGCAATTTCGATATTATACTGGGAGAATCCATATATTTCACCCTTTAATTCTACGGACTAATGTGTGTTTATGCGACTCTTTTTTATCGAAAGAGGGCTCAGGCTGAGGCACGAGAATGCGAGAGAGGCGGCTGAGGAGATGATGGACGAGGCGGGGGACATCGCCATGAAGACCAAGGACAAGATGTCGAATGCCGCATCCGGTATCATCCTGAAATTTTCGAATTTTGACAGTTAAAATCAagtttatcattttattttttcatctattttagaGCACTTATTGAGTGTGAATATATAGGTGCATATGACTGTGGAGGGATGTTACGGAAATTCaaatagtatataaaatattatccgaTGTGATATAAGATAATTCTGGACGTACTTAGTAAGTGTGAATAGGTGTATATGGATGTAGAGGGATGTTACGCGAATTCAAATACAGTATTTGATTTGACGTATACGAAACATTAAACTGGTGCGATATAAGATAATTCTGGACGTATTATTAAACTCCAGGAGTAAAATTTTCGGTGCAGGAGCTGCAGAGATGACGTCGGAGAAAATGGGAGAGGCGAAAGACGCGATGACGGGGAAGGCGGGCGAGGCGAAGGAGCACATCATGCAGAAGGCAGAGGATGCCAAGGACAAGATGGCCGACGGAGCGGCAAACACCGCAGACGCGGCGCAGAGGGCCTACGAGGGAGCGAAGCAGAAGGTAGGGGAGACGTACGAGACAGCGAAGGAGACGATGACGGAGAACGCGAAGGCGAGCTACGAGGCCGCCAAGGAGACGGAGTCTCGGTTGGCCGGGGATTTGGGAGCCAAAATGGAGGAGCTGTGAAGGGTATCAGAGTTTCTTATGAGGCTTAGAAGAGGCTGGGGAGGTTTTTAAGTGCATCTCTCTGACTCTTTTCtttaatcttcttttcttttctctttttgggTCTTTTTAATCTGGGCAGTTTCCTGAGGTTTTGGCGACCTTTTAATTTTGTGTTTTGGTACTGTATTTATATGCAGAGTGATCTTCGACATGCTGTTGCTGCGAGTGATCTGAAGCGTGTTCCCATGACACACActtgttatttttttgcttaaataaaatttggctAAATACTCTTGCTCGttctatataaattataaagcaCTGCACGTATTCCAAATTAATTCATCGTAATATATATACTGTATAGAAGGCGTATACTTTTAGTCTTAAAGTTTATTAGTTGTAATTTTTGCTCGGAATACGCGAAGTATGatattttactcttttaaaTATTCTACATTATAAAGAATCTACTTACGAtgcaacaataaataaaactgcTACACTACTTGCAATATTAGCCATTCAATACTATTCAAGAAACTAGATTATGAAATTGTTATTGCAACAATTTGAAAAAGCTTGAAATTACAAGAATAATCTCTTACATTTTGAGTTAGAAATTGCAATAAAGTGAGACTAAATATTACAATCACCTCATAGTTAATTACAATTCTCAATTGAAATCGAATCACTAAAGTGGGCTATCTCCTATAATTAAGGAACAAAAGTGTAGAATTTACTTATTGACTGTCCTTATCGCAAGTATGAACAACTTGAAATGGTTTGGTATCTAACTACTTCCAAATTCGAATGCTATGTTTAATCACATTCTAgctaaattttctaaaaaaaaaatcaatcagaTTATAGAAATATTTGAAACACTTTTTGTGTAAATGCatcatttataccaaaatttatTTAACACAACTACtcagatataaatataaaacccaattcaattaaaaaaaaacgttTATCACCAACCAACTACTCAGTCCAGTCGACTtcaattacaaatagaaaaaaccaaaaaaaaaaaaattgatcaccatctttcttcctcttcctcccccGCTCGCCGACCGGTAATGATTCCAGCAGCTAGAATTCGGCTCGCCAAGGATCTTGCAACGAATCAGTACGGAACTACGATCGCCACATCCTTTCGCCACATATCCTGAAAAGGGATGCAATTCAGAACCCGGCCGGCTACATATAGACGACCCAATATAGAGCAACActtaaaaaattcaacaatttATCCCAgcagctctttttttttttacccgtaCTATATTATAAAGTATCGATATACACATACGTTTTATTTGGTTGGtagactcaaaaaaaaaagtgtaattattttaaaaacttttttaaaattaaaagtactCATCTAAATGCACCAGAATTCAAGATGTCCATGCATATTAGCCacagtttataatttttcggtcATAATAACTTAAAATGCAAAAATTCATATCAAATTGGGCGACTAATGCTGACAACAAGCCCATCTAAGATGAATATTTCTTCTACTTTTTGTGCGATCGTGTCCTTAAACAGAGATAAAACTCACAAAAAATGttgaaataatatatatttgaatgttGGCTTAACAACAATTAAGCATTTTTAATGAAATTGGATTTTCACTATTATGGATCTTTAGTCGTTTTTTCAAAGTAACCTCGAATTATAAAATTACATCCAAAATCCTAAACGGGTGTGAGGGAACGTGCACAGCACGTCGGCTATTATGTTAAGTGATCCTTTACTCCTAAGCTTTAATTATTGGGGATTTGAAAGGTACATCTTTATCTTATTAAATGATGTTTCATCATATCAATTAATGATCAAATCATAGACCGGACCACCACATGATTTAAACCAATGGATTCTATTGTGT
This region includes:
- the LOC109717389 gene encoding late embryogenesis abundant protein D-29-like yields the protein MARRGMGELSNAMASVLFVVVLLLFSLCGPRPASAYGSVMENAKERVNLAAEEAKVRAAETAQDAKETSESWAGWAREKISEGLRLRHENAREAAEEMMDEAGDIAMKTKDKMSNAASGAAEMTSEKMGEAKDAMTGKAGEAKEHIMQKAEDAKDKMADGAANTADAAQRAYEGAKQKVGETYETAKETMTENAKASYEAAKETESRLAGDLGAKMEEL